A region of Moorena sp. SIOASIH DNA encodes the following proteins:
- a CDS encoding penicillin-binding protein 1A: MSSSTIRQPQDRKNRKRKPSQVLQFVQGVAQVTGGTILGVTMLASSIVAGGLVGLATSFRNLPDVRMLRNYTPTETTYIYDVKGRPLVSLHGEANREVVEFGQINPQLKRAVLAIEDSRFFMHYGVNPNSVGRAFLANWRQGTVVEGGSTITMQLVKNLFLTRQRTFSRKITEAVLAIRVEQIFSKDEIMELYLNQIYWGHNNYGIETAARSYFVKPASELSLAESALLAGLIQSPEEYSPFSNYSKAKERQAVVLKRMRDLGWITAAQEKEAKEQPLLIGKSTSWTTSKLPFVTEAAVVELKERFGQEAVTKGGMRVQTTVDYYFQKQAEKIINRAHYTLRRRGLYDNQVALAAVDPRTHFVKAIVGGYSYEKSKFNRATQARRQPGSSFKPFVYYTAFSTGKYAPGSTVYDTPVRYRDGKAYYRPKNYGGGYSGAMSIRTAIVQSTNVPAVKIGRRVGLDKVVDVVKTLGIKSPMQPVLSLPLGSVGVTPLEMAGAYATFANNGWHSDTTLIVRVTDSKGNVLLDNTPKPKLVLDQWAVSSLNHTLTGVINGGTGKSAYIGRQAAGKTGTTSSERDVWFVGYVPQMATAVWIGRDNNRPLGRGVTGGGYAAPIWRRFMAYALRNEPVRYFPRPTKFKRPRSR, from the coding sequence GTGTCATCTAGCACTATTCGACAACCACAAGATCGGAAAAATCGGAAAAGAAAGCCTTCACAAGTATTGCAGTTTGTGCAAGGGGTGGCTCAGGTAACTGGAGGGACTATCCTCGGGGTTACCATGTTAGCTAGCTCGATTGTAGCTGGTGGACTTGTGGGCTTAGCGACTAGCTTCCGTAACCTGCCAGATGTGCGCATGCTCCGGAACTACACACCAACAGAAACAACCTACATTTACGATGTCAAGGGTAGACCCCTAGTTAGCCTTCATGGGGAAGCAAATCGGGAAGTGGTCGAATTCGGCCAAATCAACCCTCAACTCAAGCGGGCTGTACTAGCTATAGAAGACAGTCGCTTCTTTATGCACTATGGGGTTAACCCCAATAGCGTCGGTCGTGCTTTCTTAGCCAACTGGAGGCAGGGGACAGTAGTGGAAGGGGGGTCTACGATCACCATGCAGTTGGTGAAAAACCTGTTTCTGACTCGGCAACGCACCTTTAGCCGCAAAATTACTGAAGCCGTACTCGCTATCCGAGTTGAGCAAATCTTCTCTAAAGACGAGATTATGGAATTGTACCTTAATCAAATCTATTGGGGTCACAATAACTATGGCATTGAAACAGCTGCCCGGAGCTACTTTGTTAAGCCAGCCTCTGAGCTATCCTTAGCCGAGTCAGCCCTGTTGGCAGGGCTAATCCAGTCCCCAGAAGAATACAGTCCCTTCAGCAACTACTCTAAAGCTAAAGAGCGACAAGCCGTGGTGTTAAAGCGGATGCGGGATTTGGGATGGATTACAGCAGCCCAAGAAAAAGAAGCTAAGGAACAGCCCCTGTTAATTGGCAAAAGTACCTCCTGGACGACCAGTAAATTACCTTTCGTCACAGAAGCTGCTGTGGTGGAGTTAAAAGAACGATTTGGTCAGGAGGCGGTCACCAAGGGCGGAATGCGAGTTCAGACCACGGTTGACTACTACTTCCAAAAGCAGGCAGAAAAGATCATTAATCGCGCTCATTACACCCTGCGTCGCCGTGGACTTTACGATAATCAGGTGGCATTAGCCGCCGTTGACCCCCGTACCCATTTTGTGAAAGCGATAGTCGGGGGGTACAGCTATGAAAAGAGCAAGTTCAACCGTGCTACTCAAGCTCGACGTCAGCCAGGGTCATCCTTTAAGCCATTTGTTTACTATACTGCCTTTTCCACAGGTAAATATGCCCCCGGTTCCACTGTTTACGATACCCCCGTGCGCTATCGAGATGGTAAAGCCTATTACAGACCCAAAAACTATGGTGGTGGCTACTCTGGTGCCATGAGTATTCGCACTGCCATTGTTCAATCGACAAATGTGCCAGCGGTAAAGATTGGCAGGAGAGTGGGACTGGATAAAGTCGTTGATGTGGTTAAGACCCTTGGGATTAAGAGTCCCATGCAACCAGTGTTATCCTTACCCCTAGGGTCAGTTGGGGTAACACCATTGGAAATGGCAGGAGCCTATGCTACCTTTGCCAATAATGGCTGGCACTCTGACACTACTTTAATTGTCCGAGTGACCGATAGTAAAGGCAATGTGCTTTTAGATAATACCCCTAAGCCTAAGCTGGTGCTAGATCAATGGGCGGTTTCTTCCCTTAACCATACCCTAACCGGTGTCATTAACGGAGGTACCGGAAAATCTGCCTACATAGGGCGTCAGGCGGCAGGTAAAACGGGAACAACCTCTTCAGAGCGAGATGTGTGGTTTGTGGGATATGTACCCCAGATGGCTACGGCAGTTTGGATTGGTCGAGACAACAACCGACCCCTTGGGCGAGGGGTAACAGGTGGTGGCTATGCCGCACCGATCTGGCGGAGGTTTATGGCTTACGCTTTGCGGAACGAGCCAGTGAGATACTTCCCTCGACCCACAAAATTTAAGCGTCCAAGATCTAGATAA
- a CDS encoding PEP-CTERM sorting domain-containing protein (PEP-CTERM proteins occur, often in large numbers, in the proteomes of bacteria that also encode an exosortase, a predicted intramembrane cysteine proteinase. The presence of a PEP-CTERM domain at a protein's C-terminus predicts cleavage within the sorting domain, followed by covalent anchoring to some some component of the (usually Gram-negative) cell surface. Many PEP-CTERM proteins exhibit an unusual sequence composition that includes large numbers of potential glycosylation sites. Expression of one such protein has been shown restore the ability of a bacterium to form floc, a type of biofilm.), producing the protein MNITKFLSSGLVLGSIVLGAVGEAQAADILKSWLADEAHIYPEDTIWSGHAFWFPQLDSGRFVFDTSGIFNEYDDGSANLYGTIVSELDDTKKWDVDIWFESITEPWGGPKKELPKSEYVENGGSVDTSTWRYYNMDETRATLTGVDFYDGKELNLYQRPENGKYAFQVGVGANGKNTNFGMSGWLGTTGSFSLTKADINVDLTANPGDPSNSRPVPEPMTMGLFSLSLLGLSVTSLKRKSKELV; encoded by the coding sequence ATGAACATAACTAAATTTTTAAGCAGTGGGTTAGTTTTAGGGTCTATAGTTTTGGGAGCAGTAGGAGAAGCCCAGGCAGCTGATATCCTCAAGTCCTGGTTAGCCGATGAAGCTCATATCTACCCAGAAGACACAATTTGGTCAGGACACGCTTTCTGGTTTCCTCAGTTGGACTCAGGGAGGTTTGTATTTGACACTTCAGGTATCTTTAATGAATACGATGATGGGAGTGCTAATTTGTATGGCACCATCGTTTCCGAGTTAGATGATACTAAAAAATGGGACGTTGATATTTGGTTCGAGAGCATAACAGAACCTTGGGGAGGACCGAAAAAGGAACTACCAAAGTCTGAATACGTAGAAAATGGTGGCTCCGTCGATACTAGTACTTGGCGTTACTATAACATGGATGAAACTCGGGCTACCTTAACTGGCGTAGATTTCTACGATGGCAAGGAACTGAATCTTTACCAAAGACCTGAAAATGGTAAATACGCCTTCCAGGTTGGGGTTGGAGCTAATGGCAAAAACACTAACTTTGGTATGTCTGGCTGGCTAGGTACTACGGGTTCTTTTAGTCTTACCAAGGCTGATATTAATGTTGATCTAACTGCCAATCCTGGGGATCCTTCCAATTCTCGACCTGTTCCTGAACCCATGACAATGGGCTTGTTCAGCCTAAGCTTACTGGGATTAAGTGTGACTTCATTAAAGCGCAAGTCTAAGGAATTGGTCTAA
- a CDS encoding zinc ribbon domain-containing protein, which translates to MPRKVDAAKKRSTQIVPVVGMTESVEAELLQVMKKLGIVRSESYNKLGSISHWNLDWKKAYPEVRSFRTPESLGLPSKLMEWTVSDVAKAITAQQAACADAVIKKIYKRFPGKDKQKTRKELCKQLKTLAFLDNPLLHRMIRKEYQRGHSWVGNQIVYQQGGYKCQRLSRNTYQIELAGLKRGKRNKVLVRSNRQIKGQIRLIYNQLLQRFEIHFLVDHGTVEIPAKRRSIGVDKGYTEALYDSDGQAHGKNLGRVATNKSDRICSKNRNRGKLWALHRKLEKLDPAKSARILKNNLTRKAENRRYRKNQSELTAIIGAASKSLFNGESLKVFAVREAWPTALDLTQPIRNKRQSKAMSRKLNSWMKGVMRDSLQKWANWTGSVVTEVQPSYTSQVDSVTGTLLGKRSGDNFTRFDGVVLQADHNAAQNILDRGTDKDISRYMNKTEVQAVLLRRTARFLKGMGLSLADAVELGWIG; encoded by the coding sequence ATGCCCAGGAAAGTAGACGCAGCAAAAAAGAGATCGACTCAAATCGTTCCCGTAGTGGGGATGACTGAGTCGGTTGAGGCTGAGTTGTTGCAGGTAATGAAAAAACTGGGCATCGTTCGGTCTGAGTCCTACAACAAGCTAGGAAGTATCAGCCATTGGAATCTTGACTGGAAGAAGGCGTATCCAGAGGTCAGAAGTTTTAGGACTCCCGAATCTTTAGGGCTGCCCTCCAAACTAATGGAGTGGACGGTTAGTGATGTAGCAAAGGCTATCACAGCCCAACAAGCAGCTTGCGCCGATGCAGTAATCAAGAAGATTTACAAAAGGTTTCCTGGAAAAGACAAGCAAAAGACAAGGAAGGAGCTTTGTAAACAGCTTAAGACCTTAGCTTTTCTGGATAACCCACTACTGCATAGGATGATCAGGAAAGAGTATCAGAGAGGACATTCTTGGGTTGGGAATCAGATAGTTTATCAACAGGGAGGGTATAAGTGTCAAAGACTCTCCCGTAATACCTATCAAATAGAATTAGCTGGACTGAAAAGAGGAAAAAGGAACAAGGTACTTGTTAGGTCTAATCGGCAGATAAAAGGTCAGATTAGATTGATTTACAACCAGTTGTTGCAAAGGTTTGAGATTCACTTTCTAGTAGACCATGGAACCGTAGAAATCCCTGCTAAGCGTCGGAGTATCGGAGTAGATAAGGGATACACTGAGGCTTTATATGATTCAGATGGCCAGGCACACGGCAAGAATCTAGGTAGAGTAGCCACCAATAAATCCGACAGAATCTGTTCTAAAAACAGGAACAGAGGGAAGCTCTGGGCGCTTCACAGAAAACTAGAAAAACTTGACCCAGCTAAGTCTGCTCGTATCCTCAAAAATAACCTGACTCGAAAAGCTGAGAATCGCCGATACAGGAAAAATCAATCAGAACTCACAGCTATAATAGGAGCCGCGTCTAAATCCCTGTTCAATGGGGAATCATTAAAGGTATTTGCTGTTCGCGAAGCGTGGCCTACGGCCTTAGATTTAACACAACCAATCAGAAATAAACGCCAGTCTAAGGCCATGTCCCGTAAGCTTAATAGTTGGATGAAGGGAGTAATGCGGGACTCTTTGCAGAAATGGGCTAATTGGACTGGTTCGGTTGTGACAGAAGTCCAGCCTAGTTACACGTCGCAAGTTGACTCCGTGACTGGAACCCTATTAGGGAAAAGGAGCGGGGACAATTTTACCAGATTTGATGGGGTCGTGTTGCAGGCTGACCACAACGCTGCTCAAAACATCCTTGATCGGGGTACAGACAAGGATATTTCCCGGTACATGAACAAAACAGAGGTTCAAGCGGTGTTGTTGCGCCGTACCGCGCGTTTCTTGAAAGGTATGGGACTGAGTTTGGCTGATGCGGTTGAGCTTGGTTGGATTGGGTAG
- a CDS encoding helix-turn-helix transcriptional regulator, with amino-acid sequence MGLVRLKVRELAQEKGWTLKEVSDRSGVIYSTVRHYARCPGLKTIDYTSMDKLARTFDVMVQDLVEILEE; translated from the coding sequence ATGGGTTTAGTCAGACTGAAAGTACGAGAACTAGCACAGGAGAAGGGCTGGACACTCAAGGAAGTTTCTGACCGTTCCGGAGTGATTTACAGCACTGTAAGACACTATGCCCGCTGTCCTGGTCTAAAAACAATTGACTATACTTCTATGGATAAATTAGCCAGGACGTTTGATGTAATGGTTCAGGACTTAGTCGAGATTTTAGAAGAATAA
- a CDS encoding DUF1825 family protein — protein sequence MGFFDSEIVQKEAKQLFEDYQDLIKLGNDYGKFDREGKKIFIDQMEQMMERYRIFMKRFELSDDFMAQMTIEQLNTQLGQFGITPQQMFDQMNMTLERMKSDVEKQS from the coding sequence ATGGGTTTTTTTGATTCGGAAATTGTCCAAAAAGAGGCAAAACAGCTGTTTGAAGATTACCAAGACCTGATTAAATTGGGCAACGACTATGGCAAGTTTGACCGTGAAGGCAAAAAGATTTTCATCGATCAGATGGAACAGATGATGGAGCGCTATCGTATTTTTATGAAGCGCTTCGAGTTATCCGATGACTTCATGGCTCAGATGACCATAGAGCAGCTCAATACTCAGTTAGGTCAATTTGGGATCACCCCTCAACAGATGTTTGACCAGATGAACATGACATTGGAGCGGATGAAGTCAGACGTAGAGAAACAATCGTAG
- a CDS encoding ComEA family DNA-binding protein, with translation MAIFDWLSPKTPQNPNQQSIQQRLKRDPYYRLQSTEEIAVAAKLGLTIDVNQAGVDDWLRLPGISIHQARSLFELTSSGVQFCCLEDLAAALGWSVQRLTPLQPILRFCYYDAESLVTPGLVNPNTASLEQLTKIPAVDLFLARAIMQNRFDGGPYRNLADLQRRLELNPQLTSELMYYLIF, from the coding sequence ATGGCAATTTTTGATTGGCTATCACCCAAGACTCCACAAAACCCGAATCAGCAATCAATTCAGCAGAGGCTAAAGCGTGACCCCTACTATCGGCTACAATCCACAGAAGAAATTGCTGTAGCTGCCAAATTGGGGCTCACCATTGATGTGAATCAAGCTGGTGTGGATGACTGGCTGAGATTGCCAGGGATATCTATCCATCAGGCGCGATCGCTTTTTGAACTCACCAGCAGTGGTGTGCAATTTTGCTGCTTAGAAGATTTGGCCGCTGCCCTAGGTTGGTCTGTACAACGTCTGACACCCTTGCAACCAATTTTGAGGTTTTGTTACTACGATGCGGAGAGTTTAGTTACGCCTGGGCTAGTCAACCCTAACACCGCATCTCTAGAACAGTTGACGAAAATTCCAGCAGTGGACTTGTTTTTAGCTAGAGCTATCATGCAAAATCGCTTTGATGGTGGCCCATACCGTAATTTAGCTGACCTTCAACGACGCCTTGAGCTTAATCCTCAGCTGACATCTGAGTTAATGTACTATTTAATCTTTTGA
- the tyrS gene encoding tyrosine--tRNA ligase, with protein sequence MSNFEIPLSNELAWLDRGTSEIFPLQSDSQDPSENLAIRLKQAERPLRVKLGIDPTGADLHLGHSIPVRKLRAFQDAGHTAVLIIGDFTARIGDPTGKSEVRRQLTPAQVKENAETYLSQVRPILDFDTPGRLEIRYNSEWLNQLDLSEIIELLATMTVGQMLAKEGFAERYQQQNPIFLHEFLYPLMQGYDSVAVKADVELGGTDQKFNIALGRDLQRHFGQSPQFGLLLPILIGTDGIQKMSKSLGNYVGLSDDPLTMYSKLEGTPDHLLKQYFELLTNVPLDQLPAKPREQQKQLALTIVTQYHGEAAAKEAQQAALNLVKGSTTGTGDSVPEFSLSSVDFPAKLFYILKESGLCQSSGEGRRQIQGGGVKLDGDRISVVDQTFDSPDQLVGKVLQVGKKKFARLVS encoded by the coding sequence ATGTCAAATTTTGAAATCCCCCTTTCTAACGAGCTAGCTTGGCTAGACAGAGGTACCAGTGAAATTTTTCCCCTACAATCGGATTCTCAGGATCCGAGTGAAAATCTGGCTATTCGGCTCAAGCAAGCTGAGCGTCCCTTACGGGTCAAGTTAGGTATAGACCCAACCGGTGCCGATCTCCACTTAGGTCATAGTATCCCAGTCAGAAAGCTACGGGCATTCCAAGATGCTGGTCATACCGCTGTCTTAATTATTGGTGACTTTACTGCTAGAATCGGTGACCCTACTGGGAAGTCTGAGGTGCGTCGCCAGTTGACACCAGCTCAGGTCAAGGAAAATGCTGAAACTTATCTGTCACAGGTGCGCCCTATTCTAGATTTTGACACCCCAGGACGGCTAGAAATTCGCTATAACTCTGAGTGGCTTAACCAGTTGGATTTGTCTGAGATTATTGAGTTGTTAGCCACTATGACCGTAGGGCAAATGCTGGCCAAGGAAGGGTTTGCTGAACGCTATCAACAACAAAATCCTATTTTCCTCCATGAGTTTCTCTACCCCTTGATGCAGGGCTATGATTCTGTGGCAGTGAAGGCTGATGTGGAGTTAGGGGGAACTGACCAAAAGTTTAATATTGCCTTGGGACGGGATTTACAACGGCATTTTGGGCAATCTCCCCAGTTCGGCTTACTGCTGCCAATTTTGATTGGGACCGATGGGATACAGAAAATGTCTAAGTCTTTGGGGAATTATGTTGGCTTGTCAGATGATCCCCTGACCATGTACTCGAAGCTGGAGGGGACACCAGATCATCTATTGAAGCAATATTTTGAGCTGTTGACTAATGTGCCATTGGATCAGCTTCCAGCAAAGCCACGGGAGCAGCAAAAACAATTGGCTCTGACTATTGTGACCCAATATCACGGTGAAGCAGCAGCAAAAGAAGCTCAGCAGGCAGCACTAAACTTAGTAAAGGGTAGCACTACTGGTACGGGGGATTCTGTGCCAGAATTTTCATTGTCTTCTGTGGACTTTCCCGCTAAGTTGTTCTATATCCTTAAAGAATCGGGTTTGTGCCAAAGTAGTGGCGAAGGCAGGCGACAGATTCAAGGGGGAGGTGTGAAGTTGGATGGCGATCGCATTTCAGTGGTTGACCAGACCTTTGATTCCCCTGATCAATTGGTGGGAAAGGTTTTGCAGGTGGGGAAAAAGAAGTTTGCCCGTTTAGTTAGTTGA
- the pyrF gene encoding orotidine-5'-phosphate decarboxylase — protein sequence MKIEDRIIVPLDVPSLEDAIALVEQLPEVSFWKVGLELFVSNGPEIIDALKHRQKRIFLDLKFHDIPNTVAGATRVAAAYGVDLITIHAVAGRNALKRAAEAAVEGALAAGCPPPKLIGITLLTSLNSRDLAFDLKIPIELPEFVLQMALLAQESGLNGAVCSPMEVSQLRQVCGDDFLLVCPGVRPQWSEQGDQRRAMTPVAALQAGADYLVIGRPITAADDPVAAWNRICKELAGTGV from the coding sequence TTGAAGATTGAAGATCGGATTATTGTTCCTTTGGATGTGCCGAGCCTGGAAGATGCGATCGCATTAGTGGAACAGTTGCCTGAGGTTAGCTTTTGGAAAGTAGGTCTGGAACTGTTTGTGAGCAATGGTCCTGAGATTATTGATGCTCTCAAACATCGGCAAAAGCGGATATTTCTGGATCTTAAATTTCACGATATCCCCAATACGGTAGCTGGAGCAACAAGGGTTGCAGCCGCCTATGGTGTGGACTTAATCACCATTCATGCCGTTGCTGGTCGCAATGCTCTTAAACGAGCAGCTGAAGCGGCGGTTGAGGGAGCTTTGGCGGCGGGATGTCCCCCCCCGAAGTTAATTGGTATTACTCTACTGACCAGTCTCAATTCCCGGGATTTGGCCTTTGACCTTAAAATTCCGATCGAGTTGCCCGAATTTGTCTTACAAATGGCACTACTAGCTCAAGAGTCAGGTTTGAATGGGGCAGTGTGCTCCCCTATGGAAGTATCACAGCTACGACAAGTGTGTGGTGATGATTTTCTCCTGGTTTGTCCAGGAGTACGCCCCCAATGGTCCGAACAAGGTGATCAACGACGGGCAATGACCCCAGTAGCTGCTCTACAAGCTGGTGCAGATTACCTAGTCATAGGGCGACCAATTACCGCTGCTGACGACCCAGTCGCTGCCTGGAATAGGATTTGTAAGGAATTAGCTGGTACTGGTGTATAG
- the ltrA gene encoding group II intron reverse transcriptase/maturase, which yields MEKIEPNPTGNGIVTKQTTDWHATNWKRAYRTVRKLRRRIFKATREGNWKKVNKLQRLMLRSYSNIQVSVRQATQVNSGKKTAGIDGETKLNPAERGKMVDSLTTYKTWKPIPTKRIYIPKSNGKKRPLGIPSITDRCLQGIVKNALEPSWEARFEPVSYGFRPGRSTHDARQRIFQNINGEKNRKWWVLDADISGCFDNIAHQPLLETIGNFPAANLIEEWLKAGYVHKGVFHNTEEGTPQGGIISPLLANIALHGLEEELGIRYKWIPDKRKKDGGWWCNTSTRTYVRFADDFVILTESEEDAAEAKKIVERWLSNKGLTLSEEKTKISHLTEGFDFLGWNFRKCQTTNRKTGLITLIKPSQKSVKKVKENLRIEFKRGRTLSQKVIIGKINSIVRGWSNYHNGAVSKEIFSNLDHYVFWKLQRWGRRKHAKKSQEWVNKKYFGNHCPGREDKWVFGDGEIYLDKFAWTPIQRHTMVAYDKSPDNPELVEYWNERELKQSAKTAKKRLSTGKDKIANRQEYQCPVCKQSLGEYQNTHLHHIIPQSLGGHDRYDNLIYLHEDCHYSIHALGATNPEIQQMLRNGIKTPSKKRNKSQKVQNRKSRKSKLHK from the coding sequence ATGGAAAAGATAGAACCGAATCCCACAGGAAACGGTATCGTAACTAAACAAACCACCGACTGGCACGCAACCAACTGGAAACGAGCCTACAGGACGGTCAGGAAACTTAGACGCAGAATTTTCAAGGCGACACGTGAAGGCAACTGGAAAAAGGTGAACAAACTACAAAGATTAATGCTTCGTAGTTACTCCAATATCCAAGTTTCCGTCAGACAGGCCACACAGGTCAATAGTGGAAAGAAAACAGCAGGAATAGACGGCGAAACAAAACTTAATCCCGCTGAAAGAGGAAAAATGGTCGATTCACTCACCACGTACAAAACCTGGAAGCCAATCCCAACTAAACGCATCTACATCCCAAAATCCAACGGCAAAAAGAGGCCACTAGGAATACCGAGCATCACCGACCGCTGCCTACAAGGCATTGTCAAAAATGCACTAGAACCTTCATGGGAAGCCAGATTTGAACCCGTATCATATGGCTTCAGACCAGGTAGAAGTACCCATGATGCCAGACAGAGGATATTCCAAAATATCAACGGGGAAAAGAATAGGAAATGGTGGGTACTGGACGCAGACATCTCCGGGTGTTTCGATAACATCGCTCACCAACCACTCTTGGAAACCATAGGGAACTTCCCAGCAGCAAACCTCATTGAGGAATGGCTTAAGGCGGGATACGTCCATAAAGGCGTATTCCATAACACAGAGGAAGGAACACCCCAAGGTGGAATAATAAGTCCCCTACTGGCTAATATCGCACTACACGGATTAGAGGAAGAATTGGGAATTAGGTACAAATGGATACCAGACAAAAGAAAAAAGGATGGAGGATGGTGGTGTAACACATCTACAAGGACTTACGTCCGCTTTGCTGATGACTTCGTAATCTTAACCGAAAGCGAGGAAGATGCAGCCGAAGCTAAGAAAATCGTCGAAAGATGGTTATCTAATAAAGGACTAACACTATCTGAAGAAAAGACAAAGATAAGCCACCTAACCGAAGGATTTGATTTTCTAGGCTGGAACTTCAGGAAATGCCAAACAACCAACAGGAAAACGGGACTAATAACACTCATTAAACCTTCTCAGAAAAGCGTTAAGAAGGTCAAGGAAAATCTAAGAATAGAATTCAAGAGAGGAAGAACCCTGTCCCAAAAGGTAATAATAGGTAAAATCAACTCCATAGTGAGGGGGTGGAGCAACTACCATAATGGGGCAGTATCAAAGGAAATCTTTTCTAACCTCGACCACTACGTATTCTGGAAATTGCAGAGATGGGGAAGACGGAAACACGCAAAGAAATCCCAAGAATGGGTAAACAAAAAATACTTCGGTAATCATTGCCCAGGAAGGGAAGACAAATGGGTATTCGGAGATGGAGAAATCTATTTGGACAAATTTGCCTGGACTCCAATCCAAAGGCACACAATGGTCGCTTATGACAAATCCCCAGACAACCCGGAACTCGTAGAGTATTGGAACGAAAGGGAATTAAAACAAAGCGCCAAAACGGCCAAGAAAAGATTATCCACAGGAAAGGACAAAATAGCAAACAGACAGGAGTATCAGTGTCCTGTCTGCAAGCAATCCCTAGGGGAATATCAAAATACGCATCTACATCATATCATTCCCCAATCCCTAGGGGGTCATGACCGATACGACAACTTAATCTACCTACATGAAGATTGTCACTATTCCATCCATGCCTTGGGCGCAACTAATCCCGAAATACAGCAAATGCTAAGAAACGGGATAAAAACACCCTCCAAGAAACGGAACAAAAGCCAAAAGGTACAAAACCGTAAATCAAGGAAAAGTAAGTTGCACAAATAA
- a CDS encoding NINE protein — MTIFGSLPSYSTQVKASMLSKPKSRKVASLLALSGVVIPVCGLHKFYLGQPFWGVMYLLLCWTPIPRIASAIEGVWYLLQSQDQFDLNFNLGIESTVSSSDNPSAGIDPAKVGEIADALRQLDSLRQEGLVSEYEFEQKRRQLLDLIA; from the coding sequence TTGACAATTTTTGGATCTCTACCAAGCTATTCAACCCAGGTCAAAGCAAGTATGTTGAGCAAGCCAAAAAGCCGCAAAGTCGCTTCCCTACTGGCATTGAGTGGGGTAGTGATCCCTGTTTGTGGATTACACAAATTTTATCTCGGACAACCCTTCTGGGGAGTAATGTACTTACTCCTGTGTTGGACACCCATTCCTCGAATTGCCAGTGCTATAGAGGGGGTGTGGTATTTACTACAAAGTCAAGATCAGTTTGACCTCAATTTTAACCTTGGTATTGAGTCTACAGTATCTTCCTCAGACAATCCATCGGCTGGGATTGACCCGGCCAAGGTAGGGGAAATTGCTGATGCCCTAAGACAGTTAGACAGCCTGCGTCAGGAGGGACTAGTGTCTGAGTATGAATTTGAACAAAAACGTCGTCAATTACTTGACCTAATTGCTTGA